A genomic segment from Vidua macroura isolate BioBank_ID:100142 chromosome Z, ASM2450914v1, whole genome shotgun sequence encodes:
- the IER3IP1 gene encoding immediate early response 3-interacting protein 1, with protein sequence MAFTLYSLLQASLLIVNAVAVLHEERFLRHVGWGSDQGIGGFGEEPGIKAQLTNLIRSIRTVMRVPLIALNSITIILLLLFG encoded by the exons aTGGCGTTCACGCTCTACTCGCTGCTGCAGGCCTCGCTCCTCATCGTCAATGCCGTGGCCGTGCTGCACGAGGAGCGCTTCCTCCGCCACG TTGGCTGGGGAAGCGACCAAGGGATTGGAGGATTTGGAGAGGAACCAGGAATTAAAGCACAGCTGACAAACCTCATTCGATCAATACGAACCGTTATGAGAG TGCCATTAATAGCCCTGAACTCCATCACGATCATTCTCCTCCTGCTGTTTGGCTGA
- the HDHD2 gene encoding haloacid dehalogenase-like hydrolase domain-containing protein 2 codes for MAARRALKAVLVDLNGTLHVEDSAVPGAQEALKRLRSAPVTVRFVTNTTKESKRDLLERLTGLGFDIAEHEIFTSLTAARNLLEQQQVRPLLLVDDKALPDFTGIGTDNPNAVVVGLAPEHFHYEMMNRAFRLILDGAPLIAIHKARYFKKKDGLCLGPGPFVTGLEYATDTKATVVGKPEKTFFLEALRGTDCAPEEAVMIGDDCRDDVGGAQQAGMRGILVRTGKYRPADEDKINPAPYLTCENFPEAVEHILKQML; via the exons ATGGCGGCGCGGCGCGCGCTGAAGGCCGTGCTGGTGGATCTCAACGGCACCCTCCACGTCGAGGACTCGGCCGTGCCCGGCGCCCAGGAGGCCCTCAAAAG GCTGCGCAGCGCCCCGGTGACCGTCCGGTTTGTGACCAACACCACCAAGGAGAGCAAGAGGGACCTGCTGGAGAGGCTGACGGGGCTGGGGTTCGACATCGCCGAGCACGAGATCTTCACCTCCCTGACAGCAGCCAGGaacctcctggagcagcagcaggtgcgGCCCCTGCTCCTGGTGGATGATAAGGCCCTGCCTGATTTCACAG GGATTGGCACGGACAACCCCAATGCTGTGGTGGTGGGACTGGCTCCTGAGCACTTCCACTACGAGATGATGAACAGAGCCTTTCG GTTGATTCTGGATGGGGCGCCTCTCATAGCGATCCATAAAGCCAGGTATTTCAAGAAGAAGGATGGCCTGTGTCTGGGACCTGGACCTTTTGTTACAGGGCTGGAGTATGCAACAGACACCAAAGCCACCGTGGTGGGGAAGCCAGAGAAGACCTTCTTCCTGGAGGCTCTGCGGGGCACTGACTGTGCCCCCGAGGAGGCCGTCATGATTGGAGAC GACTGCAGGGATGATGTTGGTGGTGCCCAGCAGGCAGGCATGCGTGGGATTTTGGTAAGGACGG GTAAATACCGTCCAGCAGATGAAGACAAAATCAACCCGGCTCCCTACTTAACCTGTGAGAATTTCCCAGAGGCAGTGGAACATATCCTGAAGCAGATGTTGTGA